The Bacillus sp. Y1 genome has a window encoding:
- a CDS encoding peptidoglycan D,D-transpeptidase FtsI family protein — translation MFSTLIIRLGKIQIVQGEEYAKESEKTTTTVYSWTTPRGKIYDRDGNVLVENEAIFTLTYINPSNEHNQQERLELAQKIAGLIEVSTENVKERDQKDYWIFTRKEEAYAKVTAEEQANLDDNEEYQLILERITEEELATITAAEMEVLAIKREMDVDSSSIKRIKMGLTTEEMAIINERLEELPGFEVKVDSTRKYVYGNTLRQLFGNVGQIPEEAADTYKSNGYQLSDLVGTSFIEQQYETWLRGTKENQTYVQDKTGNLIEGEVTPGESGKDLILTIDLALQQEAEKIIEEELKKDSGASEAYAVVTNPQTGEILAIAGKSEENGAMSDETYGALYNAYAMGSAVKGATVLTGYETGVISPGNTFLDSPIKIAGTPTKKSYQNMGTINDLTALERSSNVYMFHIAMKIGNYDYAKKEGFHDPDEAYATMRKFFNQFGLGVKTEIDLPSEATGYNGGVQQLGNLMDFAIGQFDTYTPLQLAQYVSTIANDGKRVQPHLMKEVREPDHESGESGEVIEAFETNVLNTVDMELSYIERVQEGFRRVMIGSKGTAASYFKGVTYDPAGKTGTAQVSDGKGGYNYNLTLVGYAPYDNPEIAISIVVPNAENDSSGINKYIGKRILDFYFENK, via the coding sequence ATGTTTTCGACTTTGATTATTCGACTGGGAAAAATTCAAATTGTCCAAGGAGAGGAATACGCGAAGGAAAGTGAGAAGACGACGACCACCGTTTATTCCTGGACGACTCCTCGCGGTAAAATTTATGACCGAGACGGAAATGTTTTGGTGGAAAACGAGGCCATTTTCACATTAACGTACATCAATCCTTCGAACGAGCACAATCAGCAGGAACGGCTTGAATTGGCACAAAAGATTGCTGGATTAATTGAAGTAAGTACGGAAAATGTAAAAGAGCGAGACCAAAAAGATTATTGGATTTTCACTAGAAAAGAAGAAGCATACGCAAAGGTAACTGCAGAAGAACAAGCAAACCTGGATGACAATGAAGAGTATCAACTGATTTTGGAGCGAATTACGGAAGAAGAGTTAGCTACCATCACAGCTGCGGAAATGGAAGTTCTTGCGATTAAAAGAGAAATGGATGTGGATAGCTCTTCAATCAAACGAATTAAAATGGGATTAACGACAGAAGAAATGGCCATCATCAATGAGCGACTCGAAGAACTTCCTGGTTTTGAGGTCAAAGTGGACTCCACCCGAAAATATGTATACGGAAATACGCTTCGTCAGCTATTTGGAAATGTGGGTCAAATTCCAGAAGAAGCAGCCGATACGTATAAAAGTAACGGATACCAATTGAGTGACCTTGTTGGTACAAGCTTCATTGAGCAACAATACGAAACTTGGCTTCGCGGTACCAAAGAAAATCAAACATATGTTCAAGATAAAACCGGAAATCTCATAGAAGGGGAAGTGACGCCAGGGGAATCTGGGAAAGACTTGATTCTCACGATTGACTTAGCTCTCCAGCAGGAAGCGGAGAAGATCATCGAGGAAGAGTTAAAAAAGGACAGTGGCGCGAGTGAAGCTTATGCAGTCGTAACCAATCCACAAACAGGTGAAATTCTTGCGATTGCTGGGAAAAGTGAAGAAAATGGGGCGATGAGTGATGAAACGTACGGGGCACTATATAACGCCTATGCGATGGGTTCGGCGGTTAAAGGGGCAACCGTATTAACGGGCTATGAAACAGGAGTGATTTCCCCAGGTAATACCTTCCTCGATAGTCCGATTAAAATTGCCGGAACTCCAACGAAAAAGTCCTACCAGAATATGGGGACTATTAATGACCTAACTGCTCTCGAGCGCTCATCGAATGTGTATATGTTCCATATCGCCATGAAAATAGGAAACTATGATTATGCTAAAAAAGAAGGATTTCACGATCCAGACGAAGCATATGCGACCATGAGAAAGTTTTTTAACCAATTCGGTCTTGGAGTGAAGACCGAAATTGATCTTCCGAGCGAAGCAACGGGCTACAATGGCGGTGTTCAGCAGTTAGGGAATCTAATGGATTTTGCGATTGGACAATTTGATACGTACACGCCTCTTCAGCTAGCACAATATGTTTCTACCATTGCAAATGATGGAAAACGAGTGCAGCCTCATTTAATGAAGGAGGTACGCGAGCCGGATCATGAAAGTGGTGAGTCAGGTGAAGTGATTGAAGCGTTTGAAACCAATGTGTTAAACACGGTGGATATGGAGTTATCCTATATTGAACGTGTACAAGAAGGATTCCGCCGAGTAATGATCGGGTCAAAGGGGACCGCAGCCTCCTACTTTAAAGGGGTAACCTATGATCCCGCAGGTAAAACAGGGACGGCACAAGTGTCAGATGGAAAGGGTGGCTACAACTATAACTTAACATTAGTTGGCTACGCACCCTATGACAATCCCGAAATCGCAATCTCGATCGTTGTGCCAAATGCAGAAAATGATAGCAGCGGAATTAATAAATATATCGGAAAGAGAATACTTGATTTTTATTTTGAAAATAAGTAA
- a CDS encoding DNA alkylation repair protein, with protein MTYEEIMKKLKELGSEQTKRIYENHGVKEPYFGVKIGDLKKLVKYVKKDHELALALYNSGNHDAMYLAGLSINPKLISKETLQDWAKKAYWYMISEYTVAGVAAESDFAVELASEWMTSEDEMIAVCGWSTYANYLSITPDEDLNITEIRELLNQVKNTIHHERNRVRYVMNGFVIGVGAYVTALNEEAKQVADHIGKVHVDVGNTACKVPMAFDYIEKVENMNRVGMKRKTCIC; from the coding sequence ATGACTTACGAAGAAATAATGAAAAAACTGAAAGAATTAGGATCTGAGCAAACCAAGAGGATTTATGAAAATCATGGAGTAAAGGAGCCCTATTTTGGAGTAAAGATTGGTGATTTGAAAAAGTTAGTAAAGTACGTGAAAAAGGACCATGAATTGGCTCTTGCATTGTACAATTCAGGGAATCATGATGCAATGTATTTAGCGGGCCTTTCCATCAACCCGAAGCTGATTTCAAAAGAAACATTACAAGATTGGGCAAAGAAAGCATATTGGTATATGATTTCAGAGTATACCGTAGCAGGTGTAGCTGCTGAAAGTGACTTTGCAGTTGAGTTAGCTAGTGAGTGGATGACATCCGAGGATGAAATGATCGCGGTTTGCGGATGGAGTACGTATGCGAACTATTTATCTATCACTCCTGACGAGGATTTAAACATCACGGAGATAAGAGAGTTGTTGAATCAAGTCAAAAATACCATTCATCATGAAAGAAACCGCGTTCGGTATGTCATGAATGGATTTGTGATTGGAGTAGGTGCATATGTAACTGCTTTAAATGAGGAAGCAAAGCAGGTAGCTGACCATATTGGAAAGGTTCATGTAGATGTGGGAAATACAGCATGTAAGGTACCCATGGCTTTTGATTATATTGAAAAGGTGGAAAATATGAATCGAGTCGGTATGAAGCGGAAGACCTGTATTTGTTGA
- a CDS encoding nitroreductase family protein — MKNTDFKEILHGRRSVKTYDPNVKISREEMTEILTEATTAPSSINMQPWRFVVVDTPEGKEKMLKLAQFNSSQVSTSAAVIAVFGDMNSIEYAEEIYGKQVEHGFMPEDIKEKLLAMYAPLYKNMPDQSMKELVLVDASLVSMQIMLVARAHGYDTNPIGGFDRELIAEAFDLDKDRYVPVMLISIGKAAVDGRPSYRLPVDTVTTWK, encoded by the coding sequence ATGAAAAATACGGATTTTAAAGAAATTTTACACGGACGTCGTTCGGTAAAAACTTATGACCCTAATGTAAAAATCAGCCGTGAGGAAATGACAGAGATTTTAACAGAAGCAACTACTGCTCCGTCTTCGATCAATATGCAGCCATGGAGATTTGTTGTAGTAGATACTCCTGAAGGAAAAGAAAAAATGTTGAAGCTTGCTCAATTTAATTCTTCACAAGTATCGACATCTGCTGCAGTAATTGCCGTATTTGGTGATATGAACAGCATCGAGTATGCGGAAGAAATTTATGGAAAACAAGTGGAACACGGTTTTATGCCGGAAGATATCAAGGAGAAGCTTTTAGCTATGTACGCTCCTCTTTATAAAAACATGCCAGACCAATCAATGAAAGAATTGGTATTAGTGGATGCTAGTCTTGTATCCATGCAAATTATGCTCGTTGCCCGTGCACACGGATATGACACAAACCCAATCGGTGGTTTTGATAGAGAATTGATAGCTGAAGCATTCGATTTAGATAAAGATCGCTATGTTCCTGTTATGCTTATTTCGATTGGAAAAGCAGCGGTTGATGGTCGCCCTTCTTATCGTTTACCAGTTGATACAGTTACTACTTGGAAGTAG
- a CDS encoding DMT family transporter, protein MKGYLFLSISIISELVATSLLKLSDGMSVLLPSLGVAVGYGLAFYFLSLSLKTIPLSLAYAIWSGVGTALTALIGVVFWGEVLTILKLVGIVFIIGGVVLLNSSKETEEFQDQMNTSIGLDR, encoded by the coding sequence ATGAAAGGTTATCTGTTTTTATCCATATCCATTATTTCTGAATTAGTGGCTACTTCCTTGCTTAAACTGTCTGATGGAATGAGTGTCTTGCTCCCTTCACTGGGTGTTGCTGTCGGTTATGGTCTAGCATTCTATTTTTTATCTTTATCATTAAAAACGATTCCACTCAGTTTGGCCTATGCGATTTGGTCTGGTGTAGGGACTGCTTTGACTGCCTTGATTGGTGTGGTTTTTTGGGGTGAAGTTCTTACAATCCTTAAGTTAGTGGGAATTGTTTTTATTATTGGCGGGGTTGTTCTGTTAAATTCTTCGAAAGAGACGGAAGAGTTTCAAGATCAAATGAATACAAGTATAGGGCTGGACAGATAA
- a CDS encoding amino acid permease → MGKHHESEKLQRGLDNRHIQLIALGGAIGVGLFYGSSATIQMAGPAILLSYLIGGIVIFTIMRALGEMAVDEPISGSFSSYAHRYLGPFAGYLTGWTYWFMWVVVGMAEITVIGVYVNYWFPDIPQWVTALATLVVVTLINLMNVKAFGEFEFWLALIKVVAIIGMILVGLGIILFGFGNGGQPMGLDNLLAHGGFMPNGIEGILLSLVLVMFSFGGVELVGITAGEAKDPRKSIPSAINNVVWRILIFYIGALGIMMILYPWNEVGSNGSPFVLIFDKIGIPGAAHIINFVVLTAALSAFNSGLFSTGRMLYNLSLQNNGPKYFGKLNKHQTPRRGILFSASFLLVAVFLNYIIPEKVFMFISSVATVAVITSWTIILLTQIKFRQSKTKEEVGKLAFKMPLHPFSNYVALVFLAFVIVLMAFMDGMREALYVAPVWFLILYVGYRLKTKK, encoded by the coding sequence GTGGGGAAACATCACGAAAGTGAGAAGTTACAGCGCGGGTTAGACAACAGGCACATCCAGCTGATTGCGCTAGGAGGAGCGATTGGAGTTGGCTTATTCTATGGATCGAGTGCAACTATTCAAATGGCTGGTCCTGCGATTCTTCTCTCTTATTTAATCGGAGGAATTGTCATTTTTACGATCATGAGAGCATTAGGGGAAATGGCAGTGGATGAGCCGATTTCTGGTTCCTTCAGTTCTTATGCTCATCGTTACTTAGGACCGTTTGCGGGCTACCTTACTGGCTGGACGTATTGGTTTATGTGGGTGGTTGTCGGAATGGCCGAAATCACGGTCATCGGCGTATACGTGAATTACTGGTTTCCAGATATCCCTCAATGGGTGACAGCACTTGCTACGTTAGTTGTCGTTACATTGATTAATTTGATGAATGTAAAAGCCTTTGGAGAGTTTGAATTTTGGTTAGCACTTATTAAAGTAGTTGCTATTATCGGAATGATTTTAGTTGGCTTAGGTATCATTTTGTTTGGGTTTGGAAATGGTGGACAACCTATGGGTCTAGACAATCTTTTGGCACATGGCGGATTTATGCCAAATGGAATAGAGGGAATTTTATTATCTTTAGTTTTGGTGATGTTCTCTTTTGGCGGAGTTGAGCTAGTAGGGATCACGGCAGGTGAAGCGAAGGATCCACGCAAGTCGATTCCGTCTGCGATTAACAATGTCGTTTGGCGAATTTTAATTTTTTATATTGGTGCTTTAGGAATTATGATGATTTTATATCCTTGGAATGAAGTGGGTTCCAATGGAAGTCCGTTCGTTTTGATTTTTGATAAAATCGGAATACCAGGTGCTGCACATATTATCAATTTTGTCGTGTTAACGGCTGCATTGTCTGCCTTTAATAGTGGCTTGTTCAGCACAGGGAGAATGCTTTACAATTTATCGCTACAAAATAATGGCCCTAAATACTTTGGTAAGTTAAACAAACATCAAACACCAAGACGTGGAATCTTATTCTCGGCTTCGTTTTTATTAGTCGCTGTATTTCTTAATTATATTATTCCAGAAAAAGTATTTATGTTTATTTCTTCAGTTGCGACAGTGGCTGTCATTACAAGCTGGACGATTATTCTACTCACACAAATAAAGTTTAGACAATCAAAAACAAAAGAAGAGGTTGGAAAATTAGCGTTTAAAATGCCTCTTCATCCATTTTCGAACTATGTAGCACTTGTGTTCTTAGCTTTTGTGATTGTGTTAATGGCGTTCATGGACGGCATGAGAGAAGCCTTATATGTAGCACCTGTATGGTTTCTTATCCTTTACGTAGGATATCGATTGAAAACAAAAAAATAA
- a CDS encoding TetR/AcrR family transcriptional regulator: MESKASQKRRLILQTAIQIILENDFNALTLDAVAKQAGISKGGLLYHFPNKESLIKGLAQFVFEELYVNFDQFAEKDSLESGKWTRALIEASKTDLEQNAELNVGIFAASYLDPDLANDISKGYQSILTKLENDGIDPVTATIIRLALDGLYYSKMLNIAPLEKKRQDEVFQQLFAMTEKKE, encoded by the coding sequence ATGGAATCAAAAGCGAGTCAAAAGCGCCGGCTGATCTTACAAACTGCTATTCAAATCATACTTGAAAATGACTTTAATGCCCTCACGTTAGACGCGGTGGCAAAACAAGCGGGCATTAGTAAAGGCGGATTGTTATATCACTTTCCAAATAAAGAAAGTTTAATTAAGGGGTTAGCTCAATTTGTGTTCGAGGAGCTTTATGTAAACTTTGATCAATTTGCTGAAAAAGATTCGTTGGAGTCAGGGAAATGGACTCGTGCCTTAATCGAAGCTTCTAAAACAGATTTGGAGCAGAATGCAGAGTTAAATGTTGGAATCTTTGCAGCGTCTTACTTAGATCCTGATTTAGCAAATGACATTTCAAAGGGTTATCAGTCGATTCTAACGAAATTAGAAAATGACGGTATCGATCCAGTGACGGCTACCATTATTCGCTTGGCATTAGACGGTCTTTATTATTCAAAAATGCTAAATATTGCTCCATTAGAAAAAAAGAGGCAAGATGAAGTGTTTCAACAGTTATTTGCGATGACGGAAAAGAAGGAGTAA
- a CDS encoding HD-GYP domain-containing protein → MKGYSKKSLKEVLPGELILHPIYRPDGLLFLNRYKMMTNSILANIRRQFPSEITVLTVSNSSDLEAFEEQKIFQEKEFQNDLEDVVEALSQYIQVNLTIEHYQDERSFISPPCASVDSFEKFYYSPVWTQLDQVFESPHILSRGPIVKKLLFETLKSELMLESLYSKMKSYHDVLKIHSINTSITSLMIGLSLELRDEELVELAISTLFADIGFTEYPKTKFIYYLNHSKRTELLSSHIKQSVEIISGSEFCRKKDVVYGILEHHERYDGSGFPNGKAGDEIHLYARIIAIAQSYDELVGGYIAEQSVAAYQALLQIWEQGGKLFDKKILQAFITRSSLFKLYQKVTLPNFQTGTIVGFENYLDHPLLPVIQMEDGVVINLYKR, encoded by the coding sequence ATGAAAGGATACAGTAAAAAATCTCTAAAAGAAGTTCTCCCAGGTGAGTTGATCCTACATCCCATTTACCGGCCAGATGGATTATTATTTTTGAATAGATATAAGATGATGACCAATTCGATTCTTGCCAACATCAGAAGGCAGTTTCCTTCAGAAATTACTGTCCTTACTGTTTCCAATTCCTCAGACCTTGAGGCATTTGAAGAACAGAAAATATTTCAGGAAAAAGAATTCCAAAATGATCTTGAGGATGTCGTCGAGGCATTAAGTCAGTATATCCAAGTCAACCTTACGATAGAACATTATCAAGATGAAAGATCATTTATCTCTCCACCATGTGCAAGCGTAGACTCCTTTGAAAAATTTTATTATTCGCCGGTATGGACACAATTAGATCAAGTATTTGAATCTCCACATATTTTGTCTAGAGGGCCTATTGTAAAAAAATTATTATTTGAAACATTGAAAAGTGAACTCATGCTAGAAAGTCTCTATTCTAAAATGAAGTCATACCACGACGTATTAAAGATCCACAGCATCAATACCTCCATTACATCGTTAATGATCGGTTTAAGTTTGGAATTGAGAGACGAGGAGTTGGTGGAGTTAGCCATTTCTACTTTATTTGCAGATATCGGATTTACGGAGTACCCTAAGACAAAATTCATTTATTACTTAAATCACAGTAAGAGAACGGAGCTTCTTTCTTCTCATATAAAGCAATCAGTGGAAATTATTTCAGGATCTGAATTCTGCAGAAAAAAAGACGTGGTATATGGCATTTTGGAGCATCATGAAAGATATGATGGAAGTGGCTTCCCAAACGGAAAAGCGGGTGATGAAATCCATCTTTATGCTAGAATCATTGCGATTGCCCAAAGTTATGATGAGCTAGTCGGAGGCTATATTGCTGAACAAAGTGTGGCAGCCTATCAAGCTTTGCTACAGATATGGGAACAAGGTGGAAAACTGTTTGATAAAAAAATCCTCCAAGCATTTATTACTAGAAGCAGTCTATTTAAATTATATCAAAAAGTCACCTTACCTAATTTTCAAACAGGAACCATTGTTGGCTTTGAAAACTATCTTGATCATCCATTGCTACCTGTTATTCAAATGGAAGACGGGGTTGTAATAAATTTATATAAAAGATAA
- a CDS encoding GNAT family N-acetyltransferase produces the protein MNYFVEELQKKGSEMVIEIKQANANHINGIIQVCSEGYRDTYKDSHTKEYIERIIGDFYNNERVEEEVLHISDGWNGYFVAIDDGVVVGAIGGGLIDKDQSEVFVLYLDPHRRGEGIGTKLLQALTEIQQKIGSRKQWVSVAKGNEKGIPFYEARNFQLVNEQTSYGNTDDEEYVSLRYCREI, from the coding sequence GTGAACTATTTTGTAGAAGAGTTACAAAAGAAGGGGAGTGAGATGGTGATAGAAATCAAACAAGCGAACGCGAATCACATTAATGGAATAATCCAGGTTTGTTCGGAAGGGTATCGAGATACCTATAAAGACAGCCATACCAAAGAGTATATTGAGCGAATTATAGGTGATTTTTATAATAATGAAAGAGTGGAAGAAGAAGTTTTACATATTAGTGATGGCTGGAATGGCTATTTTGTAGCTATAGATGATGGTGTGGTAGTTGGGGCGATTGGTGGGGGACTGATCGATAAAGACCAAAGTGAGGTTTTTGTCCTTTATTTAGATCCCCATCGACGAGGAGAAGGAATTGGAACAAAACTCCTACAAGCTTTAACAGAAATTCAACAAAAGATAGGGTCTAGAAAACAATGGGTTTCTGTTGCAAAAGGAAACGAAAAGGGCATTCCTTTTTATGAAGCTAGGAATTTTCAATTGGTAAATGAACAAACCAGCTATGGAAACACCGATGATGAAGAGTATGTATCTTTACGGTATTGTAGAGAAATTTGA
- a CDS encoding MarR family winged helix-turn-helix transcriptional regulator: MTHSIPDQEHILFLLKELSNQMGPKFERNTQISLSRYELLHQLYQVDEIKQSSLQKVVNIDHAAITRHLKQLESEGMVSRRRNPSDNRETFVQLTNEGRERILTCQSDKLSFINQMFHDFSEEELRSLVTMLIRIQANIKEY; the protein is encoded by the coding sequence ATGACTCATTCCATACCCGATCAGGAGCATATTTTGTTTTTGCTAAAAGAGCTTAGTAATCAAATGGGCCCGAAGTTTGAGCGTAATACTCAGATTAGCTTATCCAGATATGAATTGTTACATCAATTGTATCAGGTGGATGAGATCAAACAGTCTTCCTTGCAAAAGGTGGTCAATATTGATCATGCAGCCATCACAAGACACTTGAAACAGTTGGAATCGGAAGGAATGGTTTCAAGGCGAAGAAATCCGTCTGACAATCGAGAAACATTTGTCCAACTTACTAATGAAGGACGCGAACGCATACTTACGTGCCAATCAGATAAGCTAAGCTTTATCAATCAAATGTTTCATGATTTTTCGGAGGAAGAATTACGTTCATTAGTAACCATGCTAATCCGGATTCAAGCAAACATAAAAGAATATTAA
- a CDS encoding HAD family hydrolase, producing MYKAIIFDFDGLIVDTESVWYDVTKEVMLDYGCDLKLENFAKYIGTTGGGLYDELNAMSNQPIDRELVKSRTNELYQQRKDQFALREGVLDYLQAAKEHGLKIGLASSSSRKWVVDYLERFKILDFFQVIKTSDDVQKVKPDPELYVKALQDLGVEANEALCFEDSLNGLTAAVGAGLHCVIVPNPVTQYLDFKGHVHRLTSMSELSFDDLLDHLAKNQHK from the coding sequence ATGTATAAAGCAATTATTTTTGATTTTGATGGATTAATTGTAGATACCGAGTCCGTTTGGTATGACGTGACCAAGGAAGTCATGTTAGACTACGGCTGCGATTTAAAGCTCGAGAACTTTGCAAAGTACATAGGAACAACAGGTGGTGGCTTGTACGACGAACTGAACGCCATGTCCAATCAACCAATTGATCGTGAATTAGTGAAATCAAGAACAAATGAACTCTATCAGCAAAGAAAGGATCAATTTGCTCTTCGCGAGGGAGTGTTAGATTATCTTCAAGCTGCGAAAGAACATGGGTTAAAAATTGGACTTGCCTCAAGCTCGAGTAGAAAATGGGTCGTTGATTACTTAGAAAGATTTAAGATTCTAGATTTTTTCCAAGTGATCAAAACCTCCGATGACGTCCAAAAGGTTAAACCTGATCCCGAGCTGTATGTAAAGGCTCTTCAGGATCTAGGAGTCGAGGCAAACGAGGCACTCTGCTTTGAAGATTCCTTAAACGGACTAACGGCCGCAGTCGGGGCTGGACTTCATTGTGTCATTGTTCCTAACCCAGTTACACAATACTTGGACTTTAAAGGTCATGTCCACCGACTAACTTCCATGTCTGAACTATCTTTTGACGATTTACTAGACCATCTAGCGAAAAATCAACACAAATAA
- a CDS encoding CAP domain-containing protein, producing MKKKVILTVAAAAALAVASPMAEKASAAENTTTVQQKVYVYQGTNLNELNSYLQKYFANLGINFNTNTTTTTKTQQPTETTTQPTQQPTTTTEPTQTTQTTSALSAYEQKVVDLTNQERAKNGLAALKVDTALSKVAREKSLDMSKNGYFSHTSPTYGSPFDMMKQFGISYQYAGENIAMGQRTPEEVVQAWMNSEGHRKNILSANFNYIGVGYVESGNYWTQMFIGK from the coding sequence ATGAAGAAAAAAGTCATTCTTACAGTGGCTGCAGCGGCAGCATTAGCGGTAGCAAGTCCAATGGCAGAAAAAGCAAGTGCTGCTGAAAACACGACGACCGTTCAACAGAAGGTATACGTGTACCAGGGCACCAATTTAAATGAATTAAATAGTTACCTACAAAAGTATTTTGCTAATCTAGGAATCAATTTCAATACAAATACAACAACAACGACCAAGACGCAACAACCAACAGAAACAACAACCCAACCAACTCAGCAGCCAACTACAACAACAGAACCAACTCAAACCACTCAAACAACAAGCGCATTAAGTGCGTATGAACAAAAAGTAGTTGATCTGACGAACCAAGAGCGTGCGAAAAACGGTTTAGCTGCTTTAAAAGTTGATACGGCTTTAAGTAAAGTAGCTCGCGAAAAGTCACTGGATATGTCAAAGAATGGCTATTTCAGTCATACAAGCCCAACATACGGTTCGCCTTTTGATATGATGAAGCAGTTTGGAATTTCTTATCAATATGCAGGTGAAAACATTGCGATGGGACAAAGAACTCCAGAAGAAGTTGTACAAGCATGGATGAATAGTGAAGGCCATCGTAAAAATATCTTAAGTGCAAACTTTAACTACATTGGTGTGGGATATGTAGAGTCTGGGAACTACTGGACGCAAATGTTTATCGGTAAATAA
- a CDS encoding DMT family transporter, translating to MNAYVLLIVSILCEVFGSSMLKATNGFKKLFPTLGLVIGYGLAFYCLSLSLQTLSLGVAYAVWAGLGTALTALVGVFIYNEHFNMKKAWGILLIIGGVILLNIGGAHS from the coding sequence ATGAATGCGTATGTTCTTTTGATCGTTTCGATCCTCTGTGAAGTGTTTGGCAGCTCTATGCTCAAAGCGACAAATGGATTTAAAAAGCTCTTCCCAACTCTTGGGCTCGTGATTGGTTATGGATTGGCTTTTTATTGCTTATCCCTTTCACTACAAACCTTATCACTCGGTGTGGCCTACGCCGTTTGGGCAGGTTTAGGTACCGCCCTCACCGCACTTGTTGGTGTCTTTATTTACAATGAACATTTTAATATGAAAAAAGCATGGGGCATACTGCTCATTATCGGTGGAGTGATACTATTAAATATAGGAGGAGCTCATTCATGA
- a CDS encoding ParA family protein produces the protein MNYKGGVGKTTVTSNIAAELAHQGKRVLLIDLDPQANLTLSFVSFEEWRNLDQQKRTIKDWYDEFLDHNTNAPLRNSIISPYQVNNKLHSFFNQDGKIDLICSHLELIHVDMELSSRLGGPTDRAIRGNYLRVLSLLKRNLDSLREEYDVILIDCPPNFNIVTQNAMVASDYYIVPAKADYLSTLGIHTLIRHIHILKDKYNHHLRQGDANQLTEISPEMLGVVFTMISTNGKKPITIQQEYMRQVRNDFHIFTSYLRENKTLYADAPESGIPVVLKKVTRQQEDVIKEIQNLAIEVQQLANL, from the coding sequence ATGAATTATAAGGGTGGGGTAGGGAAGACAACGGTTACGTCAAACATAGCGGCGGAACTAGCACATCAGGGAAAGAGAGTTTTACTAATTGATTTAGATCCGCAAGCAAATTTAACGCTTTCGTTTGTAAGTTTTGAAGAGTGGCGGAATTTGGATCAACAGAAACGAACGATCAAGGATTGGTATGATGAATTTTTAGATCACAACACGAACGCTCCTTTGAGAAATTCCATTATTTCTCCTTATCAAGTCAACAACAAGCTTCATTCTTTTTTTAATCAAGATGGAAAAATAGATCTCATTTGTTCTCACTTAGAATTAATTCATGTGGATATGGAGTTATCAAGTAGGCTTGGTGGACCGACAGATCGGGCGATTCGCGGGAATTATTTACGTGTGTTATCTCTTTTAAAAAGAAATCTAGATTCTCTTAGAGAGGAGTATGATGTGATCTTAATCGATTGCCCTCCGAATTTTAATATTGTAACGCAGAACGCGATGGTGGCGAGCGATTATTACATAGTCCCTGCGAAAGCAGATTATTTATCCACCCTTGGAATTCATACTCTTATACGGCATATCCATATTTTAAAAGATAAATATAATCACCATCTTCGCCAAGGGGACGCTAACCAGTTGACTGAGATTTCACCAGAAATGCTCGGCGTGGTTTTTACAATGATTTCCACCAATGGGAAAAAACCGATTACCATTCAACAAGAATACATGAGACAAGTGAGAAATGATTTTCATATATTTACATCTTATCTGCGTGAAAATAAAACACTGTATGCGGATGCACCTGAGTCAGGCATACCAGTGGTGTTAAAGAAGGTCACAAGGCAGCAAGAAGATGTGATAAAAGAAATTCAAAATCTTGCGATAGAAGTACAGCAACTGGCTAATTTATAG